One genomic segment of Planctomycetia bacterium includes these proteins:
- a CDS encoding DUF1501 domain-containing protein has protein sequence MLSLSGRPIRNCEGITRRSLLKIGTLGLGGLTLADILALRSQAATSGSTVVGASSARKTSVIFFEMSGGPTHFETYDPKPEAPLEYRGPLKAIPTAIAGVNFCEVLPEQAKIADKLAIIRSIHHDSGSHGTSSHLTQTGYYLRDNQNRSNEMPSIGSITARNRGANVEGMPSFVSMPRAMRFGTASWLGKAYNPFVVDKDPSEKNFKVNNLFLEDGLTLGRLDTRRGLLDALDVQRRMVDNEGVSAAIDQFTHQAFDMLTTDRARAAFDLTKESEAMRERYGRNLTGQSLLLARRLVESGVTFVTVRMNEGWDDHGNIDKAMQKKGPAFDRGLAALIGDLYERGLDRDVMVVAMGEFGRTPRVNRNAGRDHWGGVMSVMMSGGGLRVGQVVGSSNARGEVPQDNPYRPENVLATVYRHLGIDPAATHDDLTGRPRYILERREPIRELI, from the coding sequence GGGTCGGCCCATTCGCAATTGTGAAGGGATCACGCGTCGGAGCTTGCTTAAGATCGGCACGCTCGGGCTCGGCGGACTCACGCTCGCCGACATACTCGCGCTGAGGTCGCAAGCGGCGACGAGCGGGTCGACTGTCGTGGGAGCCTCGAGCGCGCGGAAGACGAGCGTCATCTTTTTCGAAATGTCCGGCGGACCGACGCACTTCGAAACGTATGACCCGAAGCCCGAGGCTCCGCTGGAATATCGCGGGCCGCTGAAAGCGATTCCGACCGCAATCGCCGGCGTGAATTTCTGCGAAGTCCTTCCGGAGCAAGCGAAGATCGCCGACAAGCTCGCGATCATTCGTTCGATCCACCACGACTCGGGGAGCCACGGCACGAGCTCGCACCTGACGCAGACCGGTTATTATCTGCGCGACAATCAGAACCGCTCGAACGAGATGCCGTCGATCGGTTCGATCACGGCCCGCAATCGGGGCGCGAACGTGGAAGGGATGCCGAGCTTCGTGTCGATGCCCCGCGCGATGCGCTTCGGCACGGCTTCTTGGTTGGGGAAAGCCTACAACCCATTCGTGGTCGACAAAGATCCGTCGGAAAAGAACTTCAAGGTCAACAACTTATTCCTCGAAGATGGCCTGACGCTCGGCCGGCTCGACACCCGCCGCGGTCTGCTCGACGCGCTCGATGTGCAGCGTCGGATGGTCGACAACGAAGGGGTGTCGGCGGCGATCGATCAGTTCACGCACCAAGCCTTCGACATGCTCACGACCGATCGGGCCCGCGCGGCTTTCGATCTGACGAAGGAATCGGAAGCGATGCGCGAGCGCTACGGACGGAACTTGACCGGACAATCGCTCCTCTTGGCGCGGCGCTTGGTCGAGTCGGGCGTGACGTTCGTGACCGTGCGGATGAACGAAGGGTGGGACGATCACGGAAACATCGACAAGGCGATGCAAAAGAAAGGCCCGGCCTTCGATCGCGGGCTGGCCGCGCTCATCGGCGACCTGTACGAACGGGGCCTCGACCGCGACGTGATGGTCGTGGCGATGGGAGAGTTCGGGCGGACGCCGCGCGTCAACCGCAACGCCGGCCGCGACCATTGGGGAGGCGTGATGAGCGTGATGATGTCCGGCGGCGGCTTACGCGTCGGGCAGGTGGTCGGCTCGAGCAACGCGCGCGGCGAGGTGCCGCAAGACAATCCGTATCGGCCCGAGAACGTGTTGGCGACCGTGTACCGCCATCTCGGCATCGACCCTGCGGCGACGCACGACGATCTGACCGGTCGCCCCCGTTACATTCTGGAACGTCGCGAACCGATCCGCGAATTGATTTAA
- a CDS encoding CehA/McbA family metallohydrolase, with product MNWRRPLLLALLFVPAGFAHDLTREAADERRREVEQVALAQADPAAAKLPLEQTAELAIRLVDDQGRLLPALVRITNADDGRAIQLPGEIHRALNWFSLHAETKLRLPRRKLRIEAVHGLETERATAEVDLTHGNEKKLELRMRRIFHAHHEVLRSGNTHLHLKDMSFDEMHRYLMLVPKTDGLDIVFVSHLERKPDDKAYISNVLTAGDLARLSQSGTMFGNGEEHRHNFGPGDEGYGHVMFLNIQQLIQPVSIGPGIMRTGTDAPALRPGIEEARRQGATVIWCHNRFGLEDVPSWLGDRLHAQNINDGGAHHGSYDETYYRYLNIGLKVPFSTGTDWFIDDFSRVYVPDDNEAQAIDVMRPAAWLKQLERGRTTITNGPLLKFSLDFAGKETQQVGDELRLDAPRTATLHARGIGRHDFRAIEVVYNGRVVRTVPTKRVGEHFVAELDGTPESELELQESGWLALRIPDRDQPKHELDRALFAHTSPIYVEIGDKKAFHRPTAELMLAEMRRALDVIPKRAAFANDDERRRVLEVYREGIKTLEARMQP from the coding sequence ATGAACTGGCGCCGCCCGCTCCTGCTCGCGTTGCTCTTCGTTCCAGCCGGCTTCGCGCACGACCTCACGCGCGAAGCGGCCGACGAGCGACGGCGCGAGGTCGAGCAAGTCGCGCTGGCTCAGGCCGACCCCGCCGCCGCGAAGTTGCCGCTTGAGCAAACGGCCGAACTCGCGATCCGGCTCGTCGACGACCAGGGCCGACTCCTGCCGGCTCTGGTGCGCATCACGAACGCCGACGACGGCCGCGCTATTCAGCTTCCCGGCGAAATCCATCGAGCCCTCAATTGGTTCTCACTCCACGCCGAAACAAAGCTCCGCTTGCCGCGCCGCAAGCTCCGCATCGAAGCGGTGCATGGCTTGGAAACCGAACGGGCCACGGCCGAGGTCGACCTGACCCACGGCAACGAGAAGAAGCTCGAGCTCCGGATGCGGCGCATCTTCCATGCTCACCACGAAGTGCTGCGCTCCGGCAACACGCATCTGCATCTCAAAGACATGAGCTTCGACGAGATGCATCGCTACCTGATGCTCGTCCCTAAAACCGATGGGCTCGACATCGTCTTCGTGTCCCACTTGGAGCGCAAGCCCGACGACAAAGCGTATATCTCGAACGTGTTGACGGCCGGCGATCTCGCGCGGCTATCGCAGTCGGGCACGATGTTCGGCAACGGTGAAGAACATCGCCACAACTTCGGCCCCGGCGACGAAGGCTACGGCCATGTGATGTTTCTCAACATTCAACAACTCATTCAACCAGTCAGCATCGGGCCCGGCATCATGCGCACCGGCACCGACGCGCCGGCCTTGCGACCCGGCATCGAAGAGGCGCGCCGCCAGGGTGCGACGGTCATCTGGTGCCACAACCGTTTCGGTTTGGAAGACGTGCCCAGTTGGCTCGGCGATCGGCTGCATGCGCAGAACATCAACGACGGCGGCGCCCATCACGGCAGCTACGACGAAACGTACTATCGCTACTTGAACATCGGCTTGAAGGTCCCCTTCTCGACCGGCACCGACTGGTTCATCGATGATTTTTCGCGCGTGTATGTGCCTGACGACAACGAAGCGCAGGCAATCGATGTGATGCGACCGGCGGCCTGGCTCAAGCAACTGGAGCGTGGTCGCACGACGATCACGAACGGCCCGCTCTTGAAATTCTCGCTCGATTTCGCCGGCAAAGAGACGCAACAGGTCGGCGATGAATTGCGGTTGGATGCCCCGCGCACGGCGACGCTCCATGCCCGCGGCATCGGGCGACACGACTTCCGCGCGATCGAAGTCGTTTACAACGGGCGGGTCGTGCGCACGGTGCCGACGAAGCGAGTCGGCGAGCATTTCGTAGCCGAGCTCGACGGCACGCCCGAGAGCGAGCTCGAACTCCAGGAGTCGGGCTGGCTCGCGCTCCGCATTCCCGATCGGGACCAGCCGAAGCACGAGCTCGACCGAGCGCTCTTCGCGCATACGAGCCCGATCTACGTCGAGATCGGCGACAAGAAAGCGTTTCACCGCCCGACGGCCGAGCTCATGCTCGCCGAAATGCGCCGCGCTCTCGACGTGATTCCCAAGCGCGCCGCCTTCGCCAACGACGACGAGCGCCGGCGCGTGCTCGAGGTCTATCGCGAAGGAATCAAAACGCTCGAAGCGCGGATGCAACCGTAG
- a CDS encoding DUF1592 domain-containing protein yields the protein MKSAFSVIIVAAVACLLVIGAQAPAAEPPLKQPAAHAVMPERHRALLQTHCLSCHGARKQEGKFRVDDLSFTIANIETAERWQKVLNALNSGEMPPTDEKQPANKAKTDFLDDLANVMVAARKSLGDQHGVITMRRLNRREYRNTLRELLGTEINVSELPADTGTGGFDTVGSNLFMSANQFEQYQALGREALDEAFAWQAATTIEKKLRYEAETTTPIVAKFVAYQIDARERAQRWVKAVEEAAARPENRDLVAQLKKEAKNDAIFRRSWDKIPGAPSPRSFGFDKKGENDADLANDSLGAGWLPYHQYYLRQPGVDRGAYLGTQTRHPAELNVQYIELLVPFDWPVGEYVVRVRLAATNDSRPEQRFLEFGIHPRTGRVMSTHEVTGTMDAPQVIEIPLTLTRGHAVRENRTLFIREKGSWDSNEEGGRRRSEAVKRNGIGPEVALWVDWIEVERKPNIGKPKPPGIAALGIPLDDKSPTPSKPELRAALERFAVEAFRGSEPPASYLDRLLALYDVRRSAGDQHSAALKQTLSVVLASPMFLYLSEPASDDRRRPLSNNELAVRLSYFLWGSPPDGALRDLAGRGELMRPEVLAAQTERLLDDPRAEGFIKAFVYQWLGLDRLDFFEINLALHPRFDASTQIAAKHEVYETIEHLLRHNGSLRDLLKSDYVIVNRVLADYYGLGGVQGDHFRKVVVPPGSPRGGLLGMAAVHVMGGNGEHSSPVERGAWVLRKLLNDPPPPAPANVPLIARLAGKSLTTRERLIAHQEEAQCASCHRKIDPIGLGLENFDAVGLWRTEDSYQATGANGRPDPKTKKTWLIDPAGAFHNGAPFQDYFELRELIAAKPDDFARGFSTALVEYALGRPSGFSDEPLLETMLRQAKEKNFALREFIHALVRSREFQTK from the coding sequence ATGAAATCCGCTTTTTCGGTCATCATCGTTGCGGCCGTCGCCTGTCTGCTTGTCATCGGTGCGCAGGCTCCGGCGGCGGAACCGCCCCTCAAGCAGCCGGCGGCGCATGCGGTGATGCCCGAGCGGCATCGGGCGTTGTTGCAAACGCACTGCCTGAGTTGTCATGGCGCCCGGAAGCAGGAAGGGAAGTTTCGCGTAGACGATCTCTCTTTTACGATCGCGAACATCGAGACGGCGGAGCGATGGCAGAAGGTGCTCAACGCGCTTAACTCAGGAGAGATGCCTCCGACGGACGAGAAGCAGCCGGCGAATAAAGCGAAGACCGATTTTCTCGACGATCTGGCGAACGTCATGGTCGCGGCGCGGAAAAGCCTCGGCGATCAACACGGCGTCATTACGATGCGCCGGCTCAATCGGCGCGAATACCGCAATACGCTACGCGAACTGCTCGGCACCGAGATCAACGTGAGCGAGCTGCCGGCCGATACCGGCACCGGGGGCTTCGACACCGTGGGCTCGAACCTCTTCATGTCGGCCAATCAATTCGAGCAATATCAAGCGCTCGGACGGGAAGCGCTCGACGAAGCGTTCGCTTGGCAGGCTGCGACGACGATCGAGAAGAAGCTGCGCTACGAAGCGGAAACGACGACGCCGATCGTCGCCAAGTTCGTCGCGTATCAGATCGATGCCAGAGAGCGGGCGCAGCGCTGGGTCAAGGCGGTCGAGGAAGCCGCCGCGCGACCCGAGAACCGCGACCTCGTCGCTCAGCTCAAAAAGGAAGCGAAGAACGACGCGATCTTCCGCCGCTCGTGGGACAAAATCCCCGGCGCTCCTTCGCCGCGCTCGTTCGGCTTCGACAAGAAAGGGGAGAACGATGCCGATCTCGCCAACGACTCCTTAGGAGCGGGCTGGCTTCCCTATCATCAGTATTATCTCCGGCAGCCCGGCGTCGACCGGGGAGCGTATCTCGGCACTCAAACCCGACATCCCGCCGAGTTGAACGTGCAGTACATCGAGTTGCTGGTGCCGTTCGATTGGCCGGTGGGTGAGTATGTCGTACGCGTTCGCTTGGCAGCCACGAACGACTCGCGGCCTGAGCAGCGGTTTCTGGAGTTCGGCATTCATCCCCGCACCGGTCGCGTGATGAGTACGCATGAAGTGACCGGCACGATGGACGCGCCGCAAGTGATCGAGATTCCTCTCACGCTGACCCGAGGACACGCGGTGCGCGAGAACCGGACCCTGTTCATTCGCGAAAAGGGATCGTGGGACAGCAACGAAGAAGGAGGACGTCGACGTTCCGAGGCGGTGAAGCGCAACGGCATCGGGCCCGAGGTTGCGCTGTGGGTCGACTGGATCGAGGTCGAGCGCAAACCGAATATCGGTAAGCCGAAGCCTCCGGGCATTGCCGCGCTCGGCATTCCGCTCGACGATAAATCTCCCACTCCATCGAAGCCCGAACTGCGCGCGGCTCTGGAGCGGTTCGCCGTCGAAGCGTTTCGCGGGTCCGAACCTCCGGCGAGTTACCTGGACCGGTTGCTCGCTCTGTACGACGTGCGGCGCAGCGCCGGCGATCAGCATAGCGCGGCCTTGAAACAAACTCTTTCGGTCGTGCTCGCGTCGCCGATGTTTCTCTATCTGTCCGAGCCGGCGTCCGACGATCGACGCCGGCCCCTCTCGAACAACGAGCTCGCCGTTCGGCTCTCGTATTTCCTCTGGGGCTCGCCGCCGGATGGCGCGCTGCGCGATCTTGCCGGGCGGGGGGAGTTGATGAGGCCCGAGGTGCTCGCGGCGCAGACCGAGCGGCTGCTCGACGATCCTCGCGCCGAGGGATTCATCAAAGCTTTCGTCTATCAATGGCTGGGGCTCGACCGGCTTGATTTCTTCGAGATCAATCTCGCGCTGCATCCGCGCTTCGATGCCAGCACGCAGATCGCCGCGAAGCACGAAGTATACGAGACGATCGAACATCTCTTGCGGCACAACGGCAGCTTGCGCGACCTGTTGAAGTCCGATTACGTGATCGTCAATCGGGTTCTGGCCGATTACTACGGCCTCGGCGGCGTGCAGGGAGATCACTTCCGCAAGGTCGTCGTGCCGCCAGGCTCGCCGCGCGGCGGCTTGCTCGGCATGGCCGCGGTGCACGTGATGGGAGGCAACGGCGAGCATTCGAGCCCGGTCGAACGAGGCGCTTGGGTGCTGCGCAAGCTCTTGAACGATCCGCCGCCGCCGGCACCCGCGAACGTGCCGCTGATCGCGCGTCTCGCCGGAAAATCGTTGACGACTCGCGAACGGTTGATCGCGCACCAAGAGGAAGCGCAGTGCGCGAGTTGCCATCGAAAGATCGATCCCATCGGCTTAGGGTTGGAGAATTTCGATGCCGTCGGGCTATGGCGAACCGAAGATAGCTATCAAGCGACGGGGGCCAACGGCCGGCCCGACCCGAAGACGAAGAAGACTTGGCTCATCGATCCGGCCGGCGCTTTTCATAACGGCGCTCCGTTCCAAGATTATTTCGAGCTGCGCGAGCTGATCGCTGCGAAGCCCGACGACTTCGCGCGCGGGTTCAGCACGGCACTCGTCGAGTATGCGCTTGGCCGGCCGAGCGGCTTCAGCGACGAACCGCTGCTGGAAACCATGTTGCGGCAAGCGAAGGAGAAGAACTTCGCGCTGCGCGAGTTCATTCACGCGCTGGTTCGCAGCCGAGAATTTCAAACCAAATGA
- a CDS encoding DUF1552 domain-containing protein, whose protein sequence is MNTRRHFLRSGTAVIALPALESLGFRRFAAAAAPVAPPKRLMFLGFGWGVTETTWYPDVKQSGTDYTLPVGLQPLARHKADFTVVQGLWNKYSNEGHWGSTMWLTGANRYAEPGQSFHNSISVDQVAAAKLGLQTRFASLQCNGSEVGDRSGHGPGLSMAWDVSGKPIGGLNGPLAAFHRLFSKDTTPLEQRKAMLAERRSVLDTVLENARFLQRGLGKHDNAKLNEYFQGIRDIETRLSKDEQWLGVPQPRATVAEPKPGLEGREEIKLMYDIMLAAIQTDSTRVLTYRQPVSTLLTSLDIKVHPHDMSHYHSTLGEKLDASQRRDLAQSELLAGLIDKLKAMKEADGTSLFDHTAVAYGSNIRTGHSLDNCPTILTGGGAGIKLGRNLVLPKGTPLCNAWLTLLHGIGIEAERHGDSTGVVKELIA, encoded by the coding sequence ATGAATACGCGTCGCCATTTCTTGCGGTCGGGCACGGCGGTCATCGCGCTGCCGGCGCTCGAGTCGCTCGGCTTCCGCCGTTTCGCCGCCGCCGCGGCTCCCGTCGCGCCGCCGAAGCGACTCATGTTCCTCGGCTTCGGCTGGGGAGTGACCGAAACCACGTGGTATCCCGACGTCAAGCAGTCGGGCACCGACTACACGCTACCGGTCGGGCTGCAACCGCTGGCGCGCCACAAGGCCGACTTCACGGTCGTGCAAGGTTTGTGGAATAAGTATTCCAACGAAGGGCACTGGGGGAGCACGATGTGGCTCACCGGGGCGAATCGTTACGCCGAGCCGGGCCAGAGTTTTCACAACAGCATTTCCGTCGATCAAGTCGCCGCGGCAAAGCTCGGGCTGCAAACTCGATTCGCTTCGCTGCAATGCAACGGCAGCGAAGTCGGCGACCGCTCCGGCCATGGACCCGGGCTTTCGATGGCTTGGGACGTGAGCGGCAAGCCGATCGGCGGATTGAACGGCCCGTTGGCGGCCTTCCATCGGCTGTTCTCGAAAGACACGACCCCGCTCGAGCAACGCAAGGCGATGCTCGCTGAGCGGCGCAGCGTGCTCGATACGGTACTGGAGAATGCGCGCTTCCTGCAGCGCGGCCTCGGCAAGCACGACAACGCGAAACTCAACGAGTATTTCCAAGGGATTCGGGACATCGAGACGCGCCTCAGCAAAGACGAGCAATGGCTCGGCGTGCCGCAGCCGCGCGCGACCGTGGCCGAGCCGAAGCCGGGGCTGGAAGGGCGCGAAGAGATCAAGCTCATGTACGACATCATGCTCGCGGCGATCCAGACCGACAGTACGCGCGTGCTCACTTATCGGCAACCGGTGAGCACTTTGCTGACGAGCCTCGACATCAAGGTGCATCCGCACGACATGAGCCACTACCACTCGACGCTCGGCGAAAAGCTCGACGCCTCGCAGCGCCGCGACCTGGCGCAGAGCGAACTGCTAGCCGGGCTGATCGACAAGCTGAAAGCGATGAAGGAAGCCGACGGCACGAGCTTGTTCGACCATACCGCGGTCGCCTACGGCAGCAACATCCGCACGGGCCACTCTCTCGACAACTGCCCGACGATCCTCACCGGCGGCGGTGCGGGGATCAAGCTCGGTCGGAATCTCGTTCTGCCGAAGGGAACGCCGCTGTGCAACGCCTGGCTTACGCTGCTGCACGGCATCGGCATCGAAGCCGAACGCCACGGCGACAGTACCGGAGTCGTGAAAGAGCTGATCGCATGA
- a CDS encoding isopenicillin N synthase family oxygenase — protein sequence MSDDFSRIPLIDVSQLVVSGAGRSAVAARIDEACRESGFFYVVGHGVDEELQRRLHAAAREFFAQPGDAKQRIAMSLGGRAWRGYFRVGDELTSGKPDQKEGLYFGRELPSDDPLVQAGTPLHGPNLFPAEPAGLRAAVLEYMAALTTLGQRLLAGIALGLGLDENYFLDHGTREPLTLFRIFNYPPPPPHAQGELWGVGEHSDYGLLTILLQDDAGGLEVKSEAKWIAAPPVPGSFVCNIGDMLDRMTRGVYRSTPHRVRNPAPRDRLSFPFFFDPNFFAPVQPIELPSGEVAPDDRSSRWDRTSVHVFNGTYGDYLLGKVGKVFPDLKAKVL from the coding sequence ATGTCCGACGACTTCTCGCGGATTCCGCTCATCGATGTCTCGCAGCTCGTCGTCTCCGGAGCAGGCCGGAGCGCGGTCGCTGCTCGGATCGACGAAGCTTGTCGAGAGAGCGGCTTCTTCTACGTCGTCGGCCACGGCGTCGACGAGGAGTTGCAACGTCGGCTGCACGCGGCGGCGCGCGAGTTCTTCGCGCAGCCCGGCGATGCGAAGCAGCGCATCGCGATGAGCCTCGGCGGCCGCGCTTGGCGAGGCTACTTCCGCGTCGGCGACGAGCTCACTTCCGGCAAGCCCGACCAAAAGGAAGGGCTCTACTTCGGCCGCGAGCTCCCCTCCGACGACCCGCTCGTCCAAGCCGGCACTCCGCTACACGGGCCGAATTTGTTTCCCGCAGAGCCGGCAGGGCTGCGCGCCGCGGTGCTCGAATACATGGCCGCGTTGACGACGCTGGGGCAACGCCTCCTAGCCGGCATCGCGCTGGGGCTCGGTCTCGACGAAAACTACTTCCTCGACCACGGCACGCGCGAGCCCCTCACGCTGTTCCGCATCTTCAACTATCCCCCTCCGCCGCCGCACGCGCAGGGCGAGCTCTGGGGCGTCGGCGAGCATTCCGACTACGGCCTCCTCACGATCTTGCTGCAAGACGACGCCGGCGGCCTGGAAGTGAAGTCGGAAGCGAAGTGGATCGCGGCGCCGCCGGTGCCGGGCTCGTTCGTCTGCAACATCGGCGACATGCTCGACCGGATGACGCGCGGCGTCTACCGTTCGACGCCCCATCGGGTTCGCAACCCGGCGCCGCGCGATCGGCTCTCGTTTCCGTTCTTCTTCGATCCCAATTTCTTCGCGCCGGTGCAACCGATCGAGCTCCCTTCGGGCGAAGTCGCTCCGGATGACCGCTCCTCGCGCTGGGACCGAACCAGCGTCCACGTTTTCAACGGCACCTACGGCGACTACCTGCTCGGCAAGGTCGGCAAAGTGTTCCCGGACTTAAAGGCGAAGGTGCTTTGA